In Candidatus Moanabacter tarae, the genomic stretch GAGACCTGACTTTCGACTGTCTCTCCCAACAACAATCATCCGCTTGCGATTAGTTGCTTTCTCTCGCAAATATTTTCTCAAAGCTACTCCCAGCCTCTCAAAAAAAGCCGGATTCACCAACCGTCCGCCAAATTCGCCCCGAATTCCATCGGTCCCGAAATAGATTCTACTCATCCGGCATAGAAGTCACGGGCCCGTTCGAGCCACTCTTTGACCGAACCACCGAGGAGTAGTTCCCGCGCTATTTTAAAACCATCTTTTCGTCCTACAACAAGGAATGCGGCTCCAGCATTCAGAACAATCGTATCAATGAGGCCAGCGGGGCCCGATCCATCAAGTATCCGTTTGAGTAAGGCTGCATTCTCTTTTCCGTCACCCCCAGCCAGATCGTTGACCGAGCAGCGGGTGAATCCTCTTGATTCCGGGCTCCAGTATCCGTCTAAATCTCGCAATTCGCCAAATCCGGCGACGCGGTTTTGGCCTGCACAGGACAATTCATCCATTCCTTTACCATTCGGCAGTTCCCCATGCACAACGACTCCGCTCCGTAATCCAAGAGACTCATGCGCTTCCGCCAAGGGTTTGACCCACTCCGCAGCGAATACACCCGTCATTTGCCTTGCTGGGCACGAGGGGTTGATAAGCGGGCCAAGGATATTAAAAATGGTTCTTCTGCCTTCCGCCGCAAGCTTACGCCGAACTGGCATGATTGCTTTGAAAGCGGGATGAAATGCAGGCGCAAAGAAATAACAGAAATTCAACTCCATTGCAGATTGTCGAATTTTTTTCGGTTCAGCCTCAATCTCGATTCCCAGTGCGGTGAGAAGATCGGCACTCCCACTCTTCGAGGTAACAGATCGATTGCCATGTTTCAGAATAGGAATTCCTCCAGCTGCAAGAACAAAGGCTGTGGTTGTAGAAATATTAAAACTTCCGGAATGGTCGCCTCCTGTCCCAACTACATCCAACGCTCTTTCCGCGAATTCAGTAAGTCCTGGATCCATCGCTAATTCCCGGAATGTAGCCGCAAAGGTCGCCACTTCTTCCGGTGTTTCTCCCTTATCGGCAAGGGCAATCAGGAAATCTCCAGCATCACTGTCATTAATCTTACCAGAAGCTAGAATCCTTGCCGCTGCCCCAGCTTCACTGCTGGACAGTCCGTTTCCCTGCTTGAGTTTCTCCGTGAGATCGTTGAGATCCTCGATCATCCCTATAACCTTTCAAACTCACGTTACCCGATGACCGCCGTAGTTTGCAAGCGATGAAAAGACTCACTCAGACAAAAAGGAATATCGTCAGGAAAGGGGAATTCCACTAATTGGAACGGCTCATGCGGACAGTCTGTCTCCTAATTTTGCTCACCGGGGGTCAACTCTGCTCGACTGAGCCAATGGAACCGCCCCTAGCAAAAGGATTGGGCCTGGAGGAAAACGATCCTCTCGTTTCAAAATCCTATGGACCAGCAAATGATCTTCCAAGTTTCAGAATTAAGGAAGCAATGCTCCTAGGTCTGGTCGAGGGAATCACGGAATTCCTACCCATTTCTTCAACCGGACATCTCATTTTAGCCAACCACTTTCTTGGTCTGACCCAGACCGATGCATCTATTCCAGATTGGAACCATAATGATCCCTATCAAAGGGTTAATCCGAGTTCTATGGGAGAAGCCCTCGATGCATACATCATCGTAATTCAATTCGGGGCTATAATCGCAGTGGCTTTACTTTACCGTTCTAAAATTCGATCAATAATTCTAGGTCTTCTCGGAAGGAATCAAGAAGGCCTGTTCCTGGCGCGAAATTTGGCGCTCGCTTTTTTTCCAGTCGCCGCAATAGGACTCATCTTCCATTCTGTTATCACCTTCTACTTTTTTAATATTGCCCCGGTAATTTTGGCACTATTCCTCGGAGGGATCCTTATGTTATTAGTGGAAAATTGGCGGAAACGCAGAATCCGGCCTGACCAACTTGAAAGACCCAACTACGGACCCGAGCTTTATCAGCTATCTTCCCGTCAATCTCTCCTCATCGGATTATTTCAATGTGCGGCCCTCTGGCCCGGTACCAGCCGTTCGATGATCACCATCGTTGGAGGCTACACGGTCGGACTCAGCCCTTCTCGCGCTGCCGAATTTAGTTTTCTCCTCAGCCTGCCAACCCTGAGTACAGCAGCTCTCTATAAGATACTCAAGGTCGGGCCAGAAATGTACACTGAACTTGGATGGACTCCCATTCTTTTCGGTATGGGAATTGCAGCTCTCTCCGCCGCCATAGCTGTAAAATGGATGATTTCCTATCTCGCAAAACACGGCCTCATTTTATTTGCCTACTATCGAATTGCCCTTGCTTTCTCCCTCGCTATAATCCTATTTCAGTAGTCAATTCATATCTTGACGCGCCAGACGGCCAACTTAGAATGCCCGCTTTTCACTTAATTAACGGCTTCAAGGAAACAGTAATCAAACGACGGATCACTCATGGCAGTTCCGAAAAGAAAACATTCAAAACAGAGAAGTCGAAAGCGACGGGGAGCCAATCGTTTTCGAGCTCCACAGCTTTCAAAGGATCCAACAGACGATACACTCTTCCGCCCCCACAGGGTGAATCCTGCAAACGGAATGTATCGAGGCCGACAAGTCCTTGATCTGGAGGCATAGTCTACCCTGGAATCCTTGCTATCCAATCCTGCGTCCAAAGTATTCGGTTCTCAGTGAACCATCTTCATCTAAACACCATCGCGAGTCGGCTTTTTACAATCTAATCGCGCCTCAAAAGTTCAGATTCGGATTCCGTCCGCAAGGAACGTAAGCTCAATTACTCGGCATGCAAATGGGCCAGCCTCAAGGCGAAACGAATATCGCTGTCGATGCAATGGGTGCCGACATGGGCACCGCTGAAGTTGTTCGTGGCGCAGCCATGGCGTTGGAGAGATTTGATGACATTGACGGAATCGTGTTGGTTGGGAAAAGGAAACTTCTAGAACGCCTGCTCAAAGTGGCCAAATTGTCCAATGAATCCAGGCTCAGTATTTGCCCTGCAACCGAAGTGATAGGAATGGAAGAGAAGCCAATCCAGAGCCTCAAGCGCAAGATAGACGCCTCTATGTTTCGGGCCATTGAATTGGTTAAGGAAGGAAGTTGCCAAGCCGCGGTTAGCTGTGGCAATACGGGTAGCTTAGTAGCCGGCAGTACAATAAAACTAAGACCACTTAAAGGGATAGAGCGAGCCGCCATCGCTGAACCGATGCCATCCAAAGATCAGCATTTTGTCCTCATTGACGCAGGAGCTAATCCTACCGCAAAACCCAATCACCTGGTCCATAATGCTATCCTTGGAAAGCACTACGCTCGAGTCATCCTCGGGAAAGCTAATCCCAGAATCGGCCTCCTGAGTAACGGAACTGAAGAGGGCAAAGGGAATGAGCTGACCCTAGGAACCCACAGGCTGCTGAAGAGAATCACAGCAATTGTTGATTATCGCGGACTCATCGAAGGGCTCGACGTCTTCAGCAATAAAGTCGACGTAATTGTCTGTGATGGTTTTACAGGCAATGTCGTACTTAAGTCGTGTGAGTCTCTTGTCCTTTCAATGAAAGACTTCTTTAAAGAAGAGGTTAACAAGAACCCGATTCGCCTTACCGGAGCCCTTCTATCTAAGGGTGTCTATCGCAATTTAAACGAACAGCTAAATCCGGATCAGTACGGGGGAGCGCCCTTACTGGGACTCGGGGGCCATGTCCTTAAGGCCCATGGTTCCAGCAATAAATTCGCTATAATGAACGCCATCGGCGCCGCCAAAAAAATCGCCGACACCGATATGAACGTACTAATATTGCAAGAGATTGAACAAGTAAATAAGTTGATCCACGGAGAGGAATTAGATGTCCTTCCAACGTGAACCAAGCTAACTTCTGACCGGATCGAGACAAGGCAAATGGAAAAAGTCTTTTCACCATCCTTAAATGCCATGGGAGTCATACCTTGCATTGGAGTGTCCTTGGCAACAAGATTATGTTGATGGCAATTAGAATGCTAATCCCCGTTCTCCTTCTTTTCACTATGGGGGCTCCTCTCGCTTTAGACGCAGGGCTCTTGGGAAAGAAACGGTCCCCGGAGGAACAGATCGCAGTCCAAAACGCCAAGGCAGAAACTGCGATGATGCAAGCTTTCGCCGCACTCGATAAGGGGAAAGAGAGAACCGCTCTTTCCAAATTTAAAATCGTTTATAGGAAGTATCCCAGTTCGGTTCATGCCGCTGACGCCCTCTACCGGTCAGCTAAAATTTACTTCAAAAAACGAAAATGGAGGAAGTCCTTTGAAAACTACTACAGAATTGTAAGCGGTTACCCCGAATTCGAGCACTACGGAGATGTTCTTACGGAACAATTCGAAATTGCTAGTGCCTTAATGGCCAACAAGACCTCGCGCTATTTTGTTGTCATACCATATCGGAACTATGCCCAGGCTGTGAGATACTTTGAGGTCATCGCTAGCAGTGCCCCTTATAGCGAATATGCTCCTCTGGCCCTGATGAATAATGCATTAATCCATGGCAAGCTGGATAAAACACTGGAAAGAATCATGACTCTAAACCGTCTGATCGAAACATATCCCAAAAGCATGCTGGCACCCGATGCTTACCTCGATCTGGCTGAATCCTTTGCCGAGCTTGTAAACGGACCCCAATACGCTCAAAGCTCGACTCGTGAGGCGATGAAGTACTTCGAAGATTTTCTCATACTCTTTCCTGATAGTCCCGAGGTTGCTTTGGGCGAAGAAGGGCTTGGTCGCATGCAAGAAGCCTATGCCAAAAGCAAGGTCGTAATGGGGGAATTCTATTACAAAAAACGTAGAAACTACGTAGCTGCAGAAGTTTTTTTTAGCCAAGCTATCACCGCCGCACCCAAATCGGCCTCGGCACAACGAGCTCAGGACTATCTTTCTGTCATTGAAACAATACCAGAGGAGGAAAGGATGAGTCGATTAGCTCGAAAAGCTTCTCGTTCTAAAAGAAGTGGCCGGACCGGAGCATTCGCTAAGAAAGAACCAAAAGAGGCGGAGATCTCGACAAACTCAAATAAGCTCCCAGACCCATCCACTGAAGCTCCTCCCGCAACAGTTGAGGTCGCTGAAGCCTCAGGCAGTACGGATGCTGATATCAAGAAAGACCGAAAGGGCATCTCAAAAACTCTTACTTTTTGGAGGAGGGGTCGCGATCAAGAGAAGTCTACCCCTGAAAAATAGATTGCACCCTAACAATGCTCAGCTCCTTCCTCGTTCTTTTATTATGGGAGCTGTCTGCTTCCCCATTCTGTCAGTTTTTTTCTTTCTAACCGGTTGCTCTCGCTACCATTTGGGCAACCCAAATGAACTTCCGTTTCAGTCGCTTTATATCAAACAAGTAGAAAATCGTTCATTGCTCCCTCAGATCAACGTTCTCCTTGCTCAAAATCTGGTCGATGCCTTTCTAAGAGACGGAAGTGTACTGATCACATCCGAGGATAAATCCGATGCTCTCCTCGCTGTCACGATCGAAGAAGCAAACCGCCGCCGTTTCGCCACTCAGAGCAATGACACCCTTCGAGGTCGCTCATTCGCCCTCGTCCTTCGGGCTACCGCCACACTGACCGACACGCGCAATGGCCTAACCTTTTTCGATGCCCGGGAATTTACTGTCTCTGAGATAATATTCACGGACGAAGGCTTGCAGCCAGCTGAATACCAAGCCATTTCTACCCTCGCCCGCGATCTAGCTCGCAAAATCAAAGACTCTATTGTCAGCCCATGGTAGATCAACCATCCATGATTGAGAAAGCCGGAGAACTCCCAGTCGTTCTTGCACCGTCAATTCTGGCTGGCAGAAATTCAAATCTGGAAGAAAGCGTCCGTATTATCGAAGAGTCCGGCCTGACCTGGGTTCATTTAGACATTATGGACGGAAATTTTGTCCCCAATATTACTTTCGGCCCTCAAGCTGTCCAAGACCTCCGCGAGACCACCGATCTCTTTTTTGACACCCATCTTATGCTCGAACACCCCCACCGTTATATCGAGGTATTCGCCAAAGCTGGGGCCAACCTAATCAGCATTCACGTAGAGCCAGCCTGCCCGATTAAAGAGACGCTCACCCAGATACGCGAGTTTGGCTGCCAAAATGGAATTGCCATCAATCCAAAGACTCCACCTGAGGAACTTTTACCCTTTCTTGATAAGGTTGACTTGGTCTTGGTAATGACGGTTCAGCCTGGGTTTGGAGGACAAGTATTTAGAGAGGAATCGGCAAAAAAGATCAACGTGATTGATGCGTGGAGGCGAGAACGGAATCTGAACTTCCGGATCGAAGTAGATGGGGGTATTAATCTGGATACTGCTCGGCTCTGCCGGGCACAAGGCTCAGATACTTTTGTAGCAGGAACTGCTTTCTTTAGATCCGAGAATCGGAACTTATTCAGAAAAGAAATCGAAAGCCTTTAGTCCCACTCTTAATCAACGTTAGTCTAGGATCTTTGCACCTGCTCGATGTCCCTGCAGAAACCTGACGCTGGGTCTATAGTTACGACTGCACCTGAAAGTCGCACATCACCTTCCGCGACAGTGAATTTCCTCGGCATTCCATCGAGGTATCGCGCCACCACCGGTTGCACGTCTCTTCCAAGGACGGAATGATGGGGCCCTGTCATCCCGGAATCGGTAAGATACCCAGTTCCCCGTGGAAGAATAGTCGCATCAGCTGTAGGGACATGGGTATGAGTACCGATAACAGCTGAAGTCCGTCCGTCCAGATACCAGCCAAAAGCAATTTTCTCTGAAGTTGCTTCAGCATGAATTTCGGTGATTACGGCATCCGTCTCACCCTCCAATTCCGATAATATCTGATCCGATGAGGAGAAAGGGCAAGAGCTCAGGGCGGTCAGGAACTGTCGCCCGAGAACAGTAAATACCCCTATTCGAATCCCACCTCTTTCAATTACGAGATATCTCCTTCCGGGGCAATTCTCTGGCAGATTGGCCGGCCGACACACCCAATCCAAGTCCGAGATCTCTAAATCAAAGCCTCGTTGGTCCCAAACATGATCACCGAGAGTGATAGCGTCTACACCCCCTTCCTTAAGCTGCTGTGCAATCTTTCCAGAAAGACCGGCGCCACCAGCAGAGTTTTCCGCATTAGCCACCACGAAATCAACCTCCAACTCCTTTCGAATCTCAGGGAGCTTTTCGAGAACGAAGTTTCGCCCGGGCCTTCCCACTATATCTCCAATAAAAAGAAGTTTGACCATATAAGTAGAATGGTGGGTTTAGCACTGCTACGCAAGCAACCTATGATACCCAGGTATGAAATTTAGGTACCTGACTTACAACTATTACTTTACGCAGAGCCATCGATCAACCTATGAGAAAAGCAGCTCCCGGTGAACGTATCTCCGGCACCAGCAGCTACTTTTTCACTATGCACCTCAGGTGTACAAAAAAATAGAACTTTAAAATCCTATAGGTTTCCAAATGAAGAAAACGTTGGACATCAAGACTCCATAACTGTTAGATCCCCACATCATGTTTACAACGCTTCAGTCCGATATAAGACTTTCTGCCATTCGGCCCATAGGGTTGTGGGCCATGTTTTCTGGCGTCGTGGTTGTATCCGTAGATGTAGGCTAAACTGCGGTTAAGAGAAGCTTCTCTTCAGCCGGCAGTTAAAAATGTTAAATTGTTATCGTCAAAGCTGTACCTCTCTTCGGAGAATTTGAAACATCTAATTAGAACGAGAAATAGGCCAATGAAACCCGAAAAACTGGTTACTTTCCCTCAAGACGACGAGGGCCCCGAAATGAATGGTGCCGATATCCTCGTTACCGCTCTAGAACGTGAGGGAGTCGAAATCGTCTTCGCATATCCCGGTGGAGCCTCCATGGAATTGCATCAGTCCCTTACTAAAAGCCAAAAGATCCGTACTATTTTGCCTCGATTTGAGCAAGGAGGAGGGTTTATGGCACATGGTTATGCCCGCGCCACCGGAAAGGCTGGAGTTTGTATGGCAACCAGTGGTCCAGGCGCTACCAATCTTATGACCTGCATTACTGATGCATTCATGGATAGTATACCACTAATCGCGATTACCGGGCAAGTACATCAATGGAATATTGGCAAAGCCGCCTTTCAGGAAACCGATTTTTTCGGAATGACGCTGCCAGTGGTAAAGCATAGTTATCTAGTGCTCGATATTCAAGATCTGCCTAAAGTGATTAAGCATGCTTTTTTCCTCGCTACGACTGGACGCCCGGGACCAGTAGTTATCGATATTCCCAAGGACATACAGCAAGAACTGTCGAAACCTCTCTTCCCCGGCTCCATCAATATACCGGGTTACCAACCTGAGCCACACGCACGTGACGAGGACCTCAAAGTCGTTTTGGAACTTATCGAAAAGTCAAAAAGACCTGTCTTCTACACTGGAGGAGGAATCATTTCAGGAAACTCTCAAAAGGAGCTAACCGCTCTCTCGGAGATCACAGGGGTACCCGTGGCCACAACGTTAATGGGATTAGGGGCGTTTCCTGAATCACACAAACACTCCCTGAGATGGTTCGGTATGCACGGAACTGTGGCGGGGAACTGGGCCGTTTGCGAAAGCGATCTTCTAATAACTGCAGGCGCTCGATTCGACGACCGTATTACGGGTGCACCTGCCAGTAAATTTGCCCCCGATGCAGTTGTTGTCCACATCGATATCGACAAATCGGAGCACCAAAAAAATAAGACTGTCCGGCACCCAATTCATTCTGATGTCCGCTACGCATTGGGAAGGCTTGTACACCTTGCCAAAGAAACAGGCTTTAAGAAGCCTGACCTTGAGTATTGGTATAAACAACTCGCTACATGGCAAAAGCAACACCCGTTTAACTACGAAAGAGATGACCGGTTCGTTCTGGGCCAGGAAGCGATTGAGGCTCTCTATCACCAAACTGATGGAGAAGCGATCATTACGACCGGAGTCGGTCAGCATCAAATGTGGGCGGCACAGTTCTATAAATTTCACAAACCTCGCAGCTACCTCAGCTCTCTAGGGCTGGGTGCAATGGGCTTCGGGCTGCCCGCTGCCATCGGGGCCAAGGTGGCTTGCCCGGATCGTACCGTTGTGGATGTAGACGGCGACGGATCCTTTCTTATGAATATCCAAGAACTCGCTACAGCAGTTATCGAGAAGATTCCTGTAAAAATTCTCCTTCTCAACAATCAACATTTGGGAATGGTAATGCAGTGGGAAGATTTGATCTACGAGGGAGTTCGAGCCCAAACTATTCTAGGCGACCCAGAAAATATTGGTTCCCCGGAAAATCCTGCAGGCCTGTACCCCAATTTCGTAAAAATGGCTGAGAGCTTTGGTTGTCCAGCTCGGCAGGTGATTCTAAAAAAGGAACTAAAAGACGGAATCGATGAAATGCTCGAATGCGATAGCCCCTTCCTCCTAGAAGTCGTTAGCCACTATGACGAACACGTTTTACCCATGATCCAGCAGGGAAAGTCGGCCAAAGAGATTCTCCTTCAACCTCCAGGTTAAGAATTCTGGGCTCTTAATTCAAAGATCAGGGCTTGACAACAAGCCTCACTGCTCTGTCAGGATTAAGCATTTCGATAGCAAACTTCCGGAGATCCTCGGTCGTAATTGAGTCGATACGCTCGTCATAGTTGCTCCAATCATTTGCTGGTAAATTGTAGGTGACATTCAAGGCCGCCTGCATCGCACATGAACCAATCGTTTGGAGACTCATCCTCTTCTGTGCCTTGAGTCGCCTCTGGCATCGACGTAATTCGCTTTCAGTAATCTTTCCGCTTCTAACACGATGGACCTCTTCATTAAATTCTTCCCCAACTTGCTTATGGGAATCCGGATGTGTACCACAGCAAAAATAAAACATGCCGGACTCGATCCCAGATATCCTTGAGGCTCCTACAAAATATGCCAGCCCAAGTTCTTCCCGAACGCGCAGGAAAAGACGCCCTGACATCTCGCTGAAGAGCTCAACCAGAATTTCGCCAGCATGATATCTTGGATCAATAATTCCCACATCGGGATAAGCTTGGAATATTACAGCCTGCTCCCTGTTCAGATTTCGCTCGAACACCCCAGGGCAAGCCGGCCCATCGAAAGGGACCGTTTCCGGAGTAAAGTCGACATTTTTCATTTCCCCAAGCAAGTCGCTTAGTTTTGGGATTAGCTCACCCTCATCAAAATCGCCCGACACCCCTAAGACTAGATTTCCCCCTCTGACAAGTTTTTCAAAATGCCTTTTAACATCTATTTGAGTCAGACATTCCATAGTTTTAATCGTTCCCTGAGGATCAACTGAGAGGGGATGATCTCCAAAAAACAAGTCGCGAAGATACTTTTTCCCGTAGTCAACAATTTCATCTAACTCTTCGTTCAAAGAGGCAATCTGAGCCATTCTTTCTCGTTCGAAGGTGTCGTTCTTGAATGCGGGGCTAAGCATACACTCCCCAAGCAACTCCACGGCAAAAGCAACATCTGAAGACATCACTTCAAGGAAGAATCCAAAGGTGTTGTTCCCGATGAATTCCCCAAAACTCGCACCAAGGCCCTCCACTGTTTCCGAGATTTCGAGAGTATCGCGGCTCATCGTATCTTTTGTGAGAAGAGTAGCCAAAATTCCTGTCACACCTCTATTTAGAGGGGACTCATAAAGCGCTCCACCACGAAACACAGGACGCAGATGCACCTTGGGAAGACGCCTTAATTTCTGCCAAACAATTCGTGCGCCATTCGGCAGTACGACGGTTTCAAATTTGGGAACCGATAGGGGCTCACCGACTAATTTACTTTTTCTAGAAACGATGTCCTTCGCATTTAGCGAAACGGCCGTTAATCTATCCCTTCTTAGGTATTTGGACGTCAAAGCCACAAGCTGTTGAGTTGAGACCGCCTCGATTCTCCGAAAGTAATTTCTCGGATAACCAAGGTCCCCTATAACCACTTCCGCTAGGCCTAACCGAGACGCCTGTCCACTCATCGTTTTGCGTAAATCAATCTCGCTCACCAAGGCTTGTCGCCTTACCTTTGCAATCTGAGCCTCGGTAAAGCCATTGGCGCCAACACCTTCGATCTCTTCAAGTATCGCATCCTGAACGATTGGACGCTTATCGTTATCACAGAGATAAGAAATCCAAAGCATTCCGCTTGTCCCTTGAGTCCAGGTTGCAGCATCGACGTAGTGTACGATCTTCTTCTCCTCTCGTAACCGCCTCCATAGAACTGAGCTATTGCCCCCTCCCAAGACCGCGGCCAGAACATCAAGCGCAGGACCATCCGGATGAACCATCCCACAAGTTTTGAAAGCAAGACCGCCTCGACAGATATTTACGTCCCCATAGAGATGTTCCTCCCTCAACGCCAGCTGCTGGGGTTCATCAAACAAGATGGAAGCCGGTAAAGAAACCCGCGGATACTTCCCGAAATTCCGTTCTACTTCTTCCTTCACCGTGTCAACATCAACGTCCCCAACAACCACGAGGACTATGTTGTTTGGTACATACTGCGCTTTGTAGTAAGTCACCAAGCTCTCCCGTTGGAGCTTCTCAAAGACCTCACGATATCCGATCACTGGATTCCGGTATGGATGCAACCTATAGGCATTACCAAACAAGGCTTGTGTCACCCGGCGGTCTGGATCATCCATACCCATATCTATCTCGCGCAGGATCACTTCACGCTCACGGTCCACCTCTTCCTTTGGAAGGAGTGCATTGAATACCGCATCCCCCAAAACATCTAGCGCTAGATTGATTGATTCACTTGGAAGATCGATATAGTAAACTGTACGGTCGAAAGTTGTATAGGCATTAATATTTCCTCCTGCTTCTTGCACATCGCGGCTAATCTGAATGCCTGGGCGTTTGTGCGTCCCCTTGAATAACATGTGCTCC encodes the following:
- the rpe gene encoding Ribulose-phosphate 3-epimerase, which codes for MVDQPSMIEKAGELPVVLAPSILAGRNSNLEESVRIIEESGLTWVHLDIMDGNFVPNITFGPQAVQDLRETTDLFFDTHLMLEHPHRYIEVFAKAGANLISIHVEPACPIKETLTQIREFGCQNGIAINPKTPPEELLPFLDKVDLVLVMTVQPGFGGQVFREESAKKINVIDAWRRERNLNFRIEVDGGINLDTARLCRAQGSDTFVAGTAFFRSENRNLFRKEIESL
- the ymdB gene encoding 2',3'-cyclic-nucleotide 2'-phosphodiesterase produces the protein MVKLLFIGDIVGRPGRNFVLEKLPEIRKELEVDFVVANAENSAGGAGLSGKIAQQLKEGGVDAITLGDHVWDQRGFDLEISDLDWVCRPANLPENCPGRRYLVIERGGIRIGVFTVLGRQFLTALSSCPFSSSDQILSELEGETDAVITEIHAEATSEKIAFGWYLDGRTSAVIGTHTHVPTADATILPRGTGYLTDSGMTGPHHSVLGRDVQPVVARYLDGMPRKFTVAEGDVRLSGAVVTIDPASGFCRDIEQVQRS
- the uppP gene encoding Undecaprenyl-diphosphatase — its product is MRTVCLLILLTGGQLCSTEPMEPPLAKGLGLEENDPLVSKSYGPANDLPSFRIKEAMLLGLVEGITEFLPISSTGHLILANHFLGLTQTDASIPDWNHNDPYQRVNPSSMGEALDAYIIVIQFGAIIAVALLYRSKIRSIILGLLGRNQEGLFLARNLALAFFPVAAIGLIFHSVITFYFFNIAPVILALFLGGILMLLVENWRKRRIRPDQLERPNYGPELYQLSSRQSLLIGLFQCAALWPGTSRSMITIVGGYTVGLSPSRAAEFSFLLSLPTLSTAALYKILKVGPEMYTELGWTPILFGMGIAALSAAIAVKWMISYLAKHGLILFAYYRIALAFSLAIILFQ
- the trpD gene encoding Anthranilate phosphoribosyltransferase, whose product is MIEDLNDLTEKLKQGNGLSSSEAGAAARILASGKINDSDAGDFLIALADKGETPEEVATFAATFRELAMDPGLTEFAERALDVVGTGGDHSGSFNISTTTAFVLAAGGIPILKHGNRSVTSKSGSADLLTALGIEIEAEPKKIRQSAMELNFCYFFAPAFHPAFKAIMPVRRKLAAEGRRTIFNILGPLINPSCPARQMTGVFAAEWVKPLAEAHESLGLRSGVVVHGELPNGKGMDELSCAGQNRVAGFGELRDLDGYWSPESRGFTRCSVNDLAGGDGKENAALLKRILDGSGPAGLIDTIVLNAGAAFLVVGRKDGFKIARELLLGGSVKEWLERARDFYAG
- a CDS encoding putative zinc protease, whose protein sequence is MSTVSSLGEGWTPLIDEFFDEKVDRYVLRNGLVVLIKEDHSSKLASAQVWVKAGSICEGENLGSGLSHFLEHMLFKGTHKRPGIQISRDVQEAGGNINAYTTFDRTVYYIDLPSESINLALDVLGDAVFNALLPKEEVDREREVILREIDMGMDDPDRRVTQALFGNAYRLHPYRNPVIGYREVFEKLQRESLVTYYKAQYVPNNIVLVVVGDVDVDTVKEEVERNFGKYPRVSLPASILFDEPQQLALREEHLYGDVNICRGGLAFKTCGMVHPDGPALDVLAAVLGGGNSSVLWRRLREEKKIVHYVDAATWTQGTSGMLWISYLCDNDKRPIVQDAILEEIEGVGANGFTEAQIAKVRRQALVSEIDLRKTMSGQASRLGLAEVVIGDLGYPRNYFRRIEAVSTQQLVALTSKYLRRDRLTAVSLNAKDIVSRKSKLVGEPLSVPKFETVVLPNGARIVWQKLRRLPKVHLRPVFRGGALYESPLNRGVTGILATLLTKDTMSRDTLEISETVEGLGASFGEFIGNNTFGFFLEVMSSDVAFAVELLGECMLSPAFKNDTFERERMAQIASLNEELDEIVDYGKKYLRDLFFGDHPLSVDPQGTIKTMECLTQIDVKRHFEKLVRGGNLVLGVSGDFDEGELIPKLSDLLGEMKNVDFTPETVPFDGPACPGVFERNLNREQAVIFQAYPDVGIIDPRYHAGEILVELFSEMSGRLFLRVREELGLAYFVGASRISGIESGMFYFCCGTHPDSHKQVGEEFNEEVHRVRSGKITESELRRCQRRLKAQKRMSLQTIGSCAMQAALNVTYNLPANDWSNYDERIDSITTEDLRKFAIEMLNPDRAVRLVVKP
- the bamD gene encoding Outer membrane protein assembly factor BamD, producing the protein MAIRMLIPVLLLFTMGAPLALDAGLLGKKRSPEEQIAVQNAKAETAMMQAFAALDKGKERTALSKFKIVYRKYPSSVHAADALYRSAKIYFKKRKWRKSFENYYRIVSGYPEFEHYGDVLTEQFEIASALMANKTSRYFVVIPYRNYAQAVRYFEVIASSAPYSEYAPLALMNNALIHGKLDKTLERIMTLNRLIETYPKSMLAPDAYLDLAESFAELVNGPQYAQSSTREAMKYFEDFLILFPDSPEVALGEEGLGRMQEAYAKSKVVMGEFYYKKRRNYVAAEVFFSQAITAAPKSASAQRAQDYLSVIETIPEEERMSRLARKASRSKRSGRTGAFAKKEPKEAEISTNSNKLPDPSTEAPPATVEVAEASGSTDADIKKDRKGISKTLTFWRRGRDQEKSTPEK
- the ilvB1 gene encoding Acetolactate synthase large subunit IlvB1, whose protein sequence is MKPEKLVTFPQDDEGPEMNGADILVTALEREGVEIVFAYPGGASMELHQSLTKSQKIRTILPRFEQGGGFMAHGYARATGKAGVCMATSGPGATNLMTCITDAFMDSIPLIAITGQVHQWNIGKAAFQETDFFGMTLPVVKHSYLVLDIQDLPKVIKHAFFLATTGRPGPVVIDIPKDIQQELSKPLFPGSINIPGYQPEPHARDEDLKVVLELIEKSKRPVFYTGGGIISGNSQKELTALSEITGVPVATTLMGLGAFPESHKHSLRWFGMHGTVAGNWAVCESDLLITAGARFDDRITGAPASKFAPDAVVVHIDIDKSEHQKNKTVRHPIHSDVRYALGRLVHLAKETGFKKPDLEYWYKQLATWQKQHPFNYERDDRFVLGQEAIEALYHQTDGEAIITTGVGQHQMWAAQFYKFHKPRSYLSSLGLGAMGFGLPAAIGAKVACPDRTVVDVDGDGSFLMNIQELATAVIEKIPVKILLLNNQHLGMVMQWEDLIYEGVRAQTILGDPENIGSPENPAGLYPNFVKMAESFGCPARQVILKKELKDGIDEMLECDSPFLLEVVSHYDEHVLPMIQQGKSAKEILLQPPG
- the plsX gene encoding Phosphate acyltransferase, yielding MGQPQGETNIAVDAMGADMGTAEVVRGAAMALERFDDIDGIVLVGKRKLLERLLKVAKLSNESRLSICPATEVIGMEEKPIQSLKRKIDASMFRAIELVKEGSCQAAVSCGNTGSLVAGSTIKLRPLKGIERAAIAEPMPSKDQHFVLIDAGANPTAKPNHLVHNAILGKHYARVILGKANPRIGLLSNGTEEGKGNELTLGTHRLLKRITAIVDYRGLIEGLDVFSNKVDVIVCDGFTGNVVLKSCESLVLSMKDFFKEEVNKNPIRLTGALLSKGVYRNLNEQLNPDQYGGAPLLGLGGHVLKAHGSSNKFAIMNAIGAAKKIADTDMNVLILQEIEQVNKLIHGEELDVLPT